GGCAGGTTTGTGGGAGATCAAGACAAGTGAGGTTTGTGGGAATTTGAGgatgttacaaagatagggagcgttgtagaggctggaagaggttacagagatagcgagtgctggagaggctggaagaggttacagagaaaaaGAGGattgtggggactggaggagtaacagagatagggttgcaggggctggagaggttacagagatagggagagttgcaggaactggaggaggtgacagagataaggagggttggACGGACTGAGGGAGTTTACAGAGAGGGGGTTTGTAGGATTTGGAGGTTAGATAGGGATAGTTGGAGGGACTGGAGGAGAACAGACTGGGGTTTTGTAGGGGTTGgagaaggttgcagagataggtagCACAGAGGGATGGCTGCTCTTTTGAAGGGACAGctcagagggagtgctgctctgtcgaaggggtagcactgagggagggctgctctGTCGAAGGGGTAACATTAGGGAgtcctgctctgtcagaggggtagcactgagggagtgctgctctgtcagaggggtagcactgagggagtgctgctctgtcagaggggtagcactgagggagtgctgctctgttgaaGGGATAGCACTGAGAAATTTCTTATGAAAACTATctcatcgaagacagagggtggtggtggatggaaaattttcggactggaggcaggttgctagcggagtgccacagggatcagtgcttggtcctctgctctttgtgatttttattaatgacttagaggagggagctgaagggtggatcagtaaatttgctgatgacaccaagattggtggagtagtggatgaggtggagggctattgtaggctgcaaagagacatagataggatgcaaagctgggctgaaaaatggcaaatggagtttaaccctgataaatgtgaggtgattcattttggtaggactaatttaaatgtggattacagggtcaaaggtagggttctgaagactgtggaggaacagagagatcttggagtccatatccacagatctctaaaggttgccactcaagtggatagagctgtgaagaaggcctatagtgtgttagcttttatgaacagggggttggagtttaagagccatggggttatgctgcaactgtacaggaccttggtgagaccacattctgaatattgtgtgcagttctggtcacctcactataagaaggatgtggaagcgctggaaagagtgcagaggagatttaccaggatgcttcctggtttggagggtaggtcttatgaggaaaggttgagggagctagggctgttctctctggagcggaggaggctgcggggagacttaatagaggtttataaaatgatgaaagggatagatagagtgaacgttcaaagactatttcctcggttggatggagctatcacaagggggcataactatagggttcatggtgggagatataggaaggatatcagaggtaggttctttatgcagagagtggttggggtgtggaatggactgcctgcagtgatagtggagtcagacactttaggaacatttaagtggttattggataggcacatagagcacaccaggatgatagggagtgggatagcttgatcttggtttcagataaagctcggcacaacatcgtgggccaaagggcctgttctgtgctgtactgttctatgttctatgttctaaaactgaTTGTCTCCCATTTTTTTAAGGTTgttgttggtgatggtgatgaCTACATACATATTCGTGTGCTCGAGCCTCTGCCCCACACTGGTGAACAGCCTTCATTGCACAAAATTGAATCTGACAAGAAACTATTCGATGAGATTTCATATTTCTCGGAAAGCCCACATACCCAGGGTACCACCTGCTCCTCTCTCTGCTGATGcgaaaatgctctttcagaataAGTTCTGCATTTCTGCTCCCGGTCACCGTTCTCATAGCAGCTCACCCTTCAGACCCTTGTCCCACCACCGCCTTGAACCTGATAGGCAATTCCATCTCCTTGAGAACATAGCAAAGGTGCTTACCCACCtgcttaaacatccactccctccaccactgacgtacATTAGCAGCTGTGTgccccatttacaagatgcactgcagcaaataccAAAGATCCCTCAACACCTTCCAGTCCGTAAACTTCACTCAGGACAAGGGcaccagacacatgggaacaccatcacctgcaagttcccctccaactcactcaccacTCTGACTTAGAAAtaaattgccgttccttcactgtggctgggtcaaaatcctggaactccctccctaacagcactgtgcctgTACCTCCATCACGTAGATAATGAttgaagaaggcaactcaccaccaccttctcaacggcaaTTAGGAATCTGCAATAAATTCTAGCCAGTGATGTAAATACACCCCCACAATGAATGATTCAAAGTCAAAAACCCTGTAGCTCTTTCAAATAAAATACCTCCACCAAACAAAAACTTAACAATTAGCTCATTGAACTTTGCTGTGCGTCAAGTTGTGTCAGTCCCCAAAGCAAGAGAACTCGTTGAAGGACGTGTGGAGTTCTGAACAGAACATCTGCCACTGTAAACTCTCCTGAAAAACCCTGAAACAGCGATTGAACGATTCAACTGCAATTGCATCGCACGTGATTCAATAAAACCATTCTGAAGCTTTTACTTGTTGCTGTTGACTCTTTCCATTTTGGGATTGGGGCTAA
This Mustelus asterias unplaced genomic scaffold, sMusAst1.hap1.1 HAP1_SCAFFOLD_1390, whole genome shotgun sequence DNA region includes the following protein-coding sequences:
- the LOC144488228 gene encoding cystatin-B-like; this translates as MATQEVVGGLVKLSAVSCEIQAIVRSLKPMVEEMLNRSFSVFHAISYRSQLVAGQNYFVKVVVGDGDDYIHIRVLEPLPHTGEQPSLHKIESDKKLFDEISYFSESPHTQGTTCSSLC